The Formosa sp. Hel1_33_131 genome window below encodes:
- a CDS encoding START-like domain-containing protein, whose amino-acid sequence MSNKIKFELEYPIQASPQLLYQYISTPSGLSEWFADNVNSRGELFTFIWDDSEEEAKLLTKKNGERAKFKWLDGNEDQSYFEIRIQVDGITKDVSLMVTDFAEDDEVEETKMLWDNQISDLKQILGSS is encoded by the coding sequence ATGAGTAATAAAATTAAATTCGAGTTAGAATACCCAATACAAGCGTCCCCTCAATTGTTGTATCAATACATCTCAACGCCTTCTGGATTGTCAGAATGGTTTGCAGACAATGTGAACTCAAGAGGTGAATTGTTTACCTTTATATGGGATGATTCAGAAGAAGAAGCCAAATTGTTAACGAAAAAAAATGGCGAGCGTGCCAAATTCAAATGGCTCGACGGCAATGAAGATCAGTCTTATTTTGAAATCAGAATTCAAGTTGATGGAATCACAAAAGATGTGTCGTTAATGGTCACCGATTTTGCCGAAGACGACGAAGTAGAAGAAACAAAGATGCTTTGGGACAACCAAATATCGGATTTGAAGCAAATCTTAGGTTCTTCCTAG
- a CDS encoding DUF4290 domain-containing protein gives MTALTDQLEYNTEREHLIIPEYGRHLQKMINHAVAQESKEERNRLAKAIISVMGNMQPHLRDVPDFQHKLWDQLFIMSDLKLDAESPFDKPTEEMLSLRPEPLKYPQNFPKYRFYGNNIKTMIDVANTWEAGEMKDGLEYTIANHMKKSFLNWNKDTVEDVVIFGHLFELSGGKIDLRKSTEALSEVSSLLKVQRKFAAPKKSSKKNNYQKNRKRY, from the coding sequence ATGACAGCGTTAACAGATCAACTAGAATATAATACAGAACGAGAACACTTAATCATCCCTGAATATGGAAGACATTTACAGAAAATGATCAACCATGCCGTGGCTCAAGAATCTAAAGAAGAACGCAATCGCTTGGCGAAAGCGATTATTTCTGTGATGGGAAATATGCAGCCACATTTACGTGATGTGCCTGATTTTCAACACAAGCTTTGGGATCAATTATTTATCATGTCGGATTTAAAATTGGACGCAGAATCTCCTTTTGATAAACCAACAGAGGAAATGTTAAGCCTTCGTCCTGAGCCATTAAAGTATCCACAGAACTTTCCGAAATATCGTTTTTATGGAAACAACATCAAAACAATGATTGATGTGGCCAATACATGGGAAGCTGGAGAAATGAAAGATGGATTGGAATATACCATTGCGAACCACATGAAAAAATCATTTCTGAATTGGAATAAAGACACCGTTGAAGATGTCGTTATTTTCGGACATCTGTTCGAGTTATCTGGCGGAAAAATTGATTTACGTAAGAGTACCGAAGCTTTGAGTGAAGTCTCAAGTTTATTAAAAGTACAACGTAAATTTGCGGCTCCAAAAAAATCTTCCAAAAAGAACAACTACCAAAAAAATCGAAAACGTTACTAA
- the fmt gene encoding methionyl-tRNA formyltransferase, producing the protein MKKEDIRIVFMGTPEFAVTILDGLLQHHYTIAGVITAPDRPAGRGQKIHESAVKVFSKSKGLTVLQPTNLKDDSFLSDLKALNANLQIVVAFRMLPKAVWQMPALGTFNLHASLLPDYRGAAPINWAIINGEKETGVTTFFIDEKIDTGAVILQSKIDINPTENAGELHDKLMHLGSDVVLETIQTIEKGSLETTIQPLKETKTAYKLNKDNCKVDWNSTLDSIYNQVRGLHPYPAAWGLLSNGEELLNIKLYEVLKHSEPHAFEAGQLIISKKDIKVAVKGGFIELINFKFPGKRQMDAVSFLNGFTFHENARML; encoded by the coding sequence ATGAAAAAAGAAGATATTCGTATTGTATTTATGGGCACACCCGAATTTGCGGTGACTATATTAGACGGACTTTTACAACACCATTACACGATTGCAGGGGTCATCACTGCGCCCGATCGCCCAGCAGGTCGCGGTCAAAAAATTCATGAATCCGCCGTAAAGGTATTTTCTAAATCTAAAGGCTTGACGGTTTTACAACCCACCAATTTAAAAGACGACTCATTTTTGAGTGATTTAAAAGCTTTGAATGCCAACCTTCAAATTGTGGTGGCTTTCAGAATGCTGCCCAAAGCTGTGTGGCAGATGCCGGCTTTAGGAACCTTCAATTTACATGCGTCTCTACTCCCTGATTACCGAGGTGCTGCCCCTATAAATTGGGCAATTATCAACGGTGAAAAAGAAACGGGTGTGACCACTTTTTTTATTGATGAAAAAATTGATACGGGGGCCGTGATTTTACAATCCAAAATTGATATAAACCCCACAGAAAATGCAGGAGAATTGCATGACAAACTAATGCACTTAGGGAGTGATGTGGTGTTGGAAACGATCCAAACAATCGAAAAGGGCAGCCTAGAAACAACGATACAACCACTTAAAGAAACCAAAACAGCTTATAAACTGAATAAAGACAATTGTAAAGTTGATTGGAATTCGACATTAGACAGCATATACAATCAGGTGCGCGGACTCCATCCCTATCCTGCGGCTTGGGGACTTTTATCCAATGGCGAAGAACTTTTAAACATCAAATTGTATGAGGTTCTAAAACATTCTGAACCCCATGCGTTTGAAGCTGGACAGCTTATTATTTCAAAAAAAGACATTAAAGTCGCCGTAAAAGGAGGGTTTATTGAACTCATCAATTTTAAATTCCCCGGAAAACGACAAATGGATGCGGTATCCTTTTTAAATGGATTTACCTTTCATGAAAATGCACGAATGCTATAA
- a CDS encoding DUF493 family protein yields MEKSVNPEEFYNNLKEKLQDTSGWPSEYLYKFIIKTDPVKINTVECIFDNMGAVIKTIPSKKGNYTSISINVVMKNPDSVIEKYKEVGRQVEGVISL; encoded by the coding sequence ATGGAAAAATCTGTAAACCCAGAAGAATTTTACAACAATTTAAAAGAAAAGCTGCAGGATACTTCTGGATGGCCCTCTGAGTATTTATATAAATTCATCATTAAAACAGATCCTGTCAAAATCAATACCGTTGAATGTATTTTTGATAATATGGGAGCGGTTATTAAAACCATTCCTTCTAAGAAAGGAAATTACACCAGTATTTCTATCAATGTGGTTATGAAGAACCCTGATAGCGTTATAGAAAAATATAAAGAAGTTGGAAGACAAGTAGAAGGGGTTATTTCGCTCTAA
- a CDS encoding cryptochrome/photolyase family protein: MKTTVSLFWFRRDLRLHDNHGLFEALKHNEAVLPIFIFDTSILDSLPKNDARVEFIHEQLQAINTNLQAHGSGLSVYHGTPEAVIEQLTTEYDVSSVYYNRDYEPYALSRDQSISDLLESKSIAFNSFKDHVIFEQNEITKDDGLPYKVYTPFSKKWLAAFNTDRCSAFHSEELLSNTYQSSSFPWVDLKSMGFEPNPVKVAPYKVESGIIENYEATRNFPAVDGTSKLGPHLRFGTVSVREIVSKAIQHTNNTFLKELIWREFFMQILWHFPHTVTQSFKPQYEAIKWRNDPEEYKQWCDGNTGYPLVDAGMRELNQTGFMHNRVRMLVGSFLCKHLLIDWRLGEAYFAEKLHDFELSSNVSNWQWVAGCGVDAAPYFRIFNPTTQVTNFDKEHKYIKKWVPEYQELTYPTPMVDHKFARERCLSTYKEALGKN, encoded by the coding sequence ATGAAAACAACTGTATCACTATTTTGGTTTAGAAGAGATTTAAGACTGCACGACAACCATGGATTGTTTGAAGCCTTAAAACATAACGAGGCTGTATTGCCTATATTTATTTTTGATACCTCTATATTAGATTCATTACCCAAAAATGATGCAAGAGTTGAATTCATCCATGAACAACTTCAAGCAATCAACACAAACCTGCAAGCACACGGAAGTGGGTTGTCTGTTTACCACGGAACTCCTGAAGCGGTTATAGAACAACTGACCACTGAATACGACGTAAGCAGCGTATATTACAATCGAGATTATGAGCCGTATGCCCTTTCAAGGGATCAAAGTATTTCTGACTTACTAGAATCAAAATCCATCGCATTTAATTCGTTTAAAGACCATGTGATATTTGAACAAAATGAAATTACAAAAGACGACGGACTTCCTTATAAAGTCTATACCCCTTTCTCAAAAAAATGGCTGGCCGCTTTTAATACCGATCGTTGCAGCGCATTTCACTCAGAAGAATTATTAAGCAATACTTACCAATCTAGTTCTTTTCCATGGGTGGATTTAAAGTCTATGGGCTTTGAGCCAAACCCTGTTAAAGTCGCGCCTTACAAAGTGGAAAGTGGCATCATTGAAAATTATGAAGCCACACGGAATTTTCCTGCGGTGGATGGGACGTCCAAATTAGGCCCTCATTTACGATTTGGAACGGTAAGTGTTCGAGAGATTGTTTCCAAAGCCATTCAGCATACCAACAATACGTTTTTAAAAGAATTGATTTGGCGTGAATTTTTTATGCAGATTTTATGGCATTTTCCTCATACCGTCACCCAAAGTTTCAAGCCTCAATACGAAGCGATTAAATGGCGTAATGACCCCGAAGAATACAAACAATGGTGTGATGGAAATACCGGCTATCCCCTTGTAGATGCGGGGATGCGTGAACTGAATCAAACAGGATTTATGCACAACCGTGTGCGTATGTTGGTGGGTAGTTTTTTATGCAAACATCTTTTGATCGATTGGCGCTTGGGAGAAGCTTATTTTGCGGAAAAGCTCCATGATTTTGAACTTTCAAGTAATGTGAGTAATTGGCAATGGGTTGCTGGCTGTGGCGTAGATGCGGCACCGTATTTTAGAATTTTCAATCCTACGACACAAGTTACCAATTTTGACAAAGAGCATAAATACATTAAAAAATGGGTGCCTGAATATCAAGAGTTAACCTATCCTACGCCGATGGTTGATCATAAATTTGCGAGAGAGCGTTGTCTTTCGACCTATAAAGAAGCCTTGGGTAAGAACTAA
- a CDS encoding SRPBCC family protein, whose product MKIYTVHKKQNLPISVEKAWEFLSNPANLKTITPAYMSFDILSGADRPMYPGQIIQYSVTPLLGIKTKWVTEITQVKDQHYFVDEQRYGPYALWHHKHFIKAIDGGVEMEDIIDYKVPLGWLGQLVHPFIVKPKLEEIFAHRQKKLTELFGTY is encoded by the coding sequence ATGAAAATTTACACTGTCCACAAAAAGCAAAATCTACCTATTAGTGTAGAAAAAGCTTGGGAATTTTTATCGAATCCAGCAAACCTAAAAACCATCACTCCAGCCTATATGAGTTTTGATATTTTATCGGGTGCCGACCGTCCTATGTATCCTGGGCAGATTATCCAATACAGTGTGACGCCTCTTTTGGGGATTAAAACCAAATGGGTGACTGAAATCACACAAGTGAAAGACCAACATTATTTTGTGGACGAACAACGTTACGGCCCTTACGCACTTTGGCATCACAAACACTTTATTAAGGCGATTGATGGCGGCGTAGAAATGGAAGACATCATTGACTATAAAGTCCCATTGGGATGGCTAGGGCAACTCGTGCATCCGTTTATCGTAAAACCTAAATTGGAAGAAATTTTCGCCCACAGACAAAAGAAATTAACCGAATTATTTGGAACGTATTAA
- a CDS encoding aminotransferase class IV — protein sequence MINSNGELLSEQQAKLSVFNRGLAYGDALFETIKTLNGKILFWEDHYFRLMASMRILRMEIPMAFTPESLESQILELLTHYNSNSNSFRVKFTVFRNQGGFYTPHTNDVSYFITAESLEADLYLLNTSDYRVELFKDFYVAPGLLSTLKTNNKVLNVLGSVYAKENQYDNCLLLNTNKSIVEALNGNLFLVKDNVIKTPPLEDGCLKGIMRKQVLEIIKKIPDFECVEASISPFELQKADELFVTNVIQGIQPITAFRKKNFTTAVSQSILAKLNMTVRLS from the coding sequence ATGATAAATAGTAACGGCGAATTACTTTCGGAGCAGCAAGCAAAACTTTCGGTATTCAATCGAGGATTGGCATATGGAGATGCCCTTTTTGAAACGATTAAAACCTTAAATGGAAAAATCCTGTTTTGGGAAGATCATTACTTTCGATTGATGGCCTCCATGCGAATTCTTAGAATGGAAATTCCGATGGCATTTACCCCAGAATCTTTAGAATCTCAAATTCTAGAATTGTTAACGCATTACAATTCAAATTCAAATTCTTTTAGAGTTAAATTCACGGTTTTTAGAAACCAAGGTGGATTTTACACCCCTCATACCAACGACGTTTCCTATTTTATAACGGCAGAATCGTTAGAGGCGGATTTATACTTGCTAAACACTTCGGATTATAGAGTAGAGTTGTTCAAGGATTTTTATGTCGCACCAGGGCTTTTATCTACCCTAAAAACCAATAATAAGGTATTGAATGTTTTAGGGAGTGTGTATGCAAAAGAGAATCAATATGATAATTGCTTACTGCTGAACACCAATAAAAGTATTGTGGAAGCCCTCAATGGGAATCTATTTTTAGTAAAAGACAATGTTATTAAAACACCGCCTTTAGAAGATGGCTGTTTGAAAGGCATCATGCGAAAGCAAGTTTTAGAAATTATCAAAAAAATTCCTGATTTTGAATGTGTTGAAGCCTCTATATCTCCATTTGAATTGCAAAAAGCAGACGAGTTGTTTGTGACCAATGTGATCCAAGGGATTCAGCCAATTACAGCGTTTAGAAAAAAGAATTTTACCACAGCAGTGAGTCAAAGTATTTTAGCGAAGCTAAACATGACCGTAAGACTGTCTTAG
- a CDS encoding RecQ family ATP-dependent DNA helicase produces MKHPIEILEHYWKFSEFKPQQEAIIEAVLANEDCIALLPTGGGKSICFQIPALIKDGICIVVSPLIALMQDQVNNLKEKGIKAMALTSGYTYDDIDRMLDNCIYGNYKFLYLSPERLQQDLVQERIKQMNVNVIAVDEAHCISQWGHDFRPAYRDIKTLRTLHPSVNVIGLTASATAKVVEDISTQLDCIAPQIFKTSFQRPNLAYLTLDCEDKYFKTVQILKKYAGTSIIYVRNRKATLEISGYLNKIGITSGYYHGGLSPKEKDTQFERWTANENQVMVATNAFGMGIDKANVQTVIHHNLPESLESYYQEAGRAGRNNENAYAVILRNTSDEKNSKSQYINGLPDIAFLKNVYKRLCNYFQISYGEGVDTVHNFNFKLFCSTYSLPSILTYNALKILDRTSIISLEERFKNTAFLQIIIGNTALFNYIEKHPKQALIIKVVLRSHEGVFDHSTEIFTQTIAKKINLSEDEVISHLTALNKAEIVQFESSKTDAQITFIEPREDDKTIHRISKIVSQQQDLKKAQLQSVFDYIKNDGICKSQKLLSYFEEIDSKQCGICSSCLERSKKSVISESDSKTILTLLKTDALSSRKLEALSTFNSEKLTTILTNLLEKELIELTERNTYKLKTS; encoded by the coding sequence ATGAAGCATCCAATTGAAATATTGGAACACTATTGGAAATTTTCTGAGTTTAAACCACAACAAGAAGCAATTATTGAAGCGGTTTTAGCAAATGAAGATTGCATCGCACTTTTGCCAACAGGAGGTGGGAAATCGATTTGTTTTCAAATTCCAGCCTTGATCAAAGACGGCATTTGTATTGTGGTTTCTCCACTCATTGCATTGATGCAAGATCAAGTAAATAACCTAAAAGAAAAAGGCATCAAAGCAATGGCACTCACTAGCGGTTATACTTATGACGACATCGATCGGATGTTGGATAACTGCATTTATGGAAATTATAAATTTCTCTACCTCTCTCCGGAACGTCTTCAACAAGATTTAGTGCAAGAACGCATCAAGCAAATGAATGTCAATGTCATTGCGGTGGACGAGGCGCATTGCATCAGTCAGTGGGGACATGATTTTAGACCGGCCTATCGAGATATCAAAACGCTCAGAACACTTCATCCCTCTGTAAACGTGATTGGATTAACTGCCTCGGCAACTGCCAAGGTGGTAGAGGACATTAGCACACAATTGGACTGCATTGCACCACAAATTTTTAAGACCTCCTTTCAACGCCCGAATTTGGCGTATTTGACCTTGGACTGTGAAGATAAATATTTCAAAACGGTACAAATTTTAAAAAAATATGCGGGTACCTCCATCATATATGTACGCAACAGAAAAGCAACCCTTGAAATTTCAGGGTATTTGAATAAGATCGGAATTACAAGTGGATACTATCACGGTGGATTAAGTCCGAAGGAAAAAGACACTCAATTTGAGCGTTGGACGGCGAATGAGAATCAAGTGATGGTTGCCACCAATGCCTTTGGAATGGGCATTGACAAAGCCAACGTACAAACTGTGATTCATCATAACTTACCCGAAAGCTTGGAAAGCTATTATCAAGAAGCTGGACGTGCAGGGCGCAATAATGAAAACGCCTATGCAGTCATCCTTCGGAATACATCCGATGAAAAAAACTCTAAAAGTCAATATATCAATGGCCTGCCTGATATTGCGTTTTTAAAAAATGTATATAAACGACTTTGTAATTATTTTCAAATTTCTTATGGAGAAGGCGTGGACACGGTTCATAATTTTAACTTTAAATTATTTTGCAGCACCTATAGCCTTCCTTCTATCCTGACGTATAATGCGCTTAAAATTTTAGACCGAACCAGTATCATATCATTAGAAGAACGGTTTAAAAACACGGCCTTCCTACAAATCATTATTGGAAATACTGCTTTGTTCAACTACATCGAAAAGCATCCAAAACAAGCCCTGATCATAAAAGTTGTCTTAAGAAGTCACGAAGGGGTGTTTGACCATTCTACAGAAATTTTCACGCAGACCATCGCGAAGAAAATAAACCTCTCAGAGGACGAAGTAATCTCGCATTTAACTGCTTTGAATAAGGCTGAAATTGTGCAGTTTGAATCCTCAAAAACAGATGCACAAATCACCTTTATTGAACCCCGAGAAGATGATAAAACAATTCATAGAATTTCTAAGATCGTCTCACAACAACAGGATTTAAAAAAAGCACAACTGCAATCGGTGTTTGATTATATCAAAAATGATGGCATTTGTAAAAGTCAAAAATTGCTGTCTTACTTTGAAGAAATAGACTCAAAACAATGTGGGATTTGTTCGAGTTGCTTAGAACGTTCAAAAAAAAGTGTAATTTCAGAAAGTGATTCAAAAACAATCTTAACTTTACTCAAAACAGACGCCCTCTCTTCTAGAAAACTAGAAGCTCTAAGCACTTTTAATAGCGAAAAATTAACCACTATACTCACCAACCTCTTAGAAAAAGAGTTGATTGAACTAACAGAACGAAACACATACAAACTGAAAACGTCATGA
- a CDS encoding AAA family ATPase, producing MNTQKIALIGGPGTGKTTLINALKTKGYNCMEEISRQITLDAQEKGIEQLFLEDPLLFSEHLLLGRQKQFLKADTLNKEIVFFDRGLPDVVAYLDYLKSSYPDSFKTICSQHNYNKVFILKPWKAIYQQDNERYETFEQALILHDFLVKTYTDYGYAIIDTPFGTVEERIDFILNHLNESE from the coding sequence TTGAATACTCAAAAAATTGCTCTTATTGGAGGGCCTGGCACTGGCAAAACAACCTTAATCAACGCACTTAAAACGAAAGGCTATAATTGTATGGAAGAAATTTCTAGACAAATTACCCTTGATGCGCAAGAAAAAGGCATTGAACAGTTGTTTTTGGAAGATCCCTTATTGTTTAGTGAGCATCTTTTATTAGGCCGTCAAAAACAATTTTTAAAAGCCGATACTCTTAATAAAGAAATTGTATTTTTTGATCGTGGACTTCCAGATGTCGTTGCCTATTTAGATTATTTGAAAAGTAGCTATCCAGATTCTTTTAAAACAATTTGCAGTCAACACAACTACAACAAAGTGTTCATTTTAAAACCTTGGAAAGCGATTTACCAACAAGACAACGAACGCTACGAAACGTTTGAACAAGCGTTGATCCTGCATGATTTTCTGGTTAAAACCTATACAGACTATGGGTATGCTATTATTGACACCCCTTTTGGAACGGTTGAGGAACGCATTGACTTTATATTAAATCATTTAAACGAAAGTGAATGA
- a CDS encoding HU family DNA-binding protein, whose amino-acid sequence MKKNDLIEHMAVRAGISKASAQKALEAFMEATAESLQKGNKVSLAGFGTWSVYERSARMGRNPKTNEPLAIPTKNVIKFKASSQLTNSLN is encoded by the coding sequence ATGAAAAAAAACGATCTTATAGAACACATGGCAGTACGTGCTGGAATTTCAAAAGCATCCGCTCAAAAAGCCTTAGAAGCTTTCATGGAGGCAACCGCTGAATCGCTTCAAAAGGGCAACAAAGTTTCATTGGCGGGATTTGGTACTTGGTCTGTTTATGAACGCTCGGCACGCATGGGGCGAAATCCTAAAACTAATGAACCCTTAGCGATTCCTACAAAAAATGTAATAAAATTTAAGGCGAGTTCTCAATTGACAAATTCCTTAAACTAA
- a CDS encoding PhnA domain-containing protein, producing MNLEKDLQERSKHSCELCKATENLNVYTVQPSKKVDLTDSIYACETCTSQIEDSDLMNPNHWRCLNDSMWSEFLPVQVVAWRMLNRVLSSGWSQDLLDMMYLDEEPLEWAKALGDGVEEGTKLIHRDVNGVILEAGDSVVLIKDLKVKGSSMIAKQGTAVRRISLDHENETYIEGKVDGKHIVIITQYVKKL from the coding sequence ATGAACTTAGAAAAAGACCTTCAAGAACGCAGCAAACACAGTTGCGAACTTTGTAAAGCCACTGAAAACCTAAACGTTTATACCGTTCAGCCTTCCAAAAAAGTAGATCTTACGGATAGTATCTACGCCTGTGAAACCTGTACCTCACAAATCGAAGATTCTGATTTAATGAATCCAAACCATTGGCGGTGTCTTAATGACAGTATGTGGAGTGAATTTCTTCCCGTTCAAGTTGTTGCCTGGCGTATGCTCAACCGTGTGCTTTCTTCGGGTTGGTCTCAGGATTTATTAGATATGATGTATTTGGATGAAGAACCGTTGGAGTGGGCAAAGGCACTCGGCGATGGCGTGGAAGAAGGTACTAAACTTATTCATAGAGATGTGAATGGCGTCATCCTTGAAGCAGGCGATAGTGTCGTTCTTATAAAAGATTTAAAAGTCAAAGGGTCAAGTATGATTGCCAAACAAGGAACCGCCGTCAGACGGATCTCTTTGGACCACGAAAATGAAACCTATATTGAAGGAAAGGTCGATGGCAAGCATATTGTGATTATCACTCAATACGTAAAGAAACTTTAG
- the murA gene encoding UDP-N-acetylglucosamine 1-carboxyvinyltransferase — protein sequence MKTFKIEGGHQLKGAIQPQGAKNEALQILCAVILSPEKITIHNIPDIIDVNKLIDLLGKLGVKVEKLAKGSYSFQADEINLEYLETEAFKEDGRGLRGSIMIVGPLLARFGKGYIPKPGGDKIGRRRLDTHFEGFIKLGANFRYNREDHFYGVEAKELKGTYMLLDEASVTGTANIVMAAVLATGTTTIYNAACEPYLQQLCKMLNRMGAKISGIGSNMLTIEGVKTLGGTEHTMLPDMIEIGSWIGLAAMTKSELTIKNVSWDDLGVIPNVFRKLGITIERKGDDIFIPKHIDGYEIQNYIDGSILTISDAPWPGFTPDLLSIILVVATQARGSVLIHQKMFESRLFFVDKLIDMGAKIILCDPHRASVIGHDFKSSLKATTMTSPDIRAGVSLLIAALSAKGTSTIHNIEQIDRGYENIDDRLRAIGAKIERVEL from the coding sequence TTGAAAACTTTTAAAATTGAAGGCGGACACCAACTAAAAGGGGCGATTCAGCCACAAGGCGCAAAAAACGAAGCCCTTCAGATTTTGTGTGCTGTTATATTATCACCAGAAAAAATTACGATTCACAATATTCCAGATATTATTGATGTCAACAAGCTTATTGATTTATTAGGAAAGTTGGGCGTTAAAGTCGAAAAATTAGCCAAAGGCAGTTATTCTTTTCAGGCGGATGAGATCAATTTAGAGTATTTAGAAACTGAAGCTTTTAAGGAAGACGGTCGTGGACTTCGAGGATCGATTATGATTGTTGGGCCACTTTTAGCCCGATTTGGAAAAGGATACATTCCAAAGCCTGGAGGCGATAAAATTGGTCGCAGACGTTTAGATACGCACTTTGAGGGATTCATCAAATTAGGGGCTAATTTTAGATACAACCGCGAAGACCATTTTTACGGAGTAGAAGCGAAAGAGTTGAAAGGAACCTATATGTTGTTGGATGAAGCGTCAGTGACAGGAACGGCAAATATTGTGATGGCGGCTGTCTTGGCCACAGGAACAACAACAATCTATAATGCGGCTTGTGAGCCGTATTTACAGCAACTCTGTAAAATGCTCAATAGAATGGGCGCAAAGATTTCGGGCATTGGTTCAAATATGCTAACCATTGAAGGTGTAAAAACCTTAGGCGGTACAGAGCATACCATGTTGCCAGATATGATTGAAATTGGGAGTTGGATTGGATTGGCTGCGATGACCAAAAGCGAATTAACAATTAAGAATGTAAGTTGGGATGATTTGGGAGTGATTCCAAATGTGTTTCGAAAGTTGGGAATTACCATCGAAAGAAAAGGGGATGATATCTTTATTCCTAAGCATATAGATGGCTATGAAATTCAAAATTATATTGATGGCTCTATACTCACCATTTCGGATGCGCCATGGCCTGGGTTTACTCCAGATTTATTAAGTATTATTCTGGTGGTGGCTACACAAGCCAGAGGAAGCGTGCTGATTCATCAAAAGATGTTTGAAAGCCGTTTGTTCTTTGTCGATAAATTAATTGACATGGGTGCAAAAATCATTCTTTGTGATCCACACCGTGCGTCTGTGATTGGACATGATTTTAAATCAAGCCTAAAAGCTACGACCATGACCTCTCCAGATATTAGAGCGGGGGTTTCCTTATTAATTGCGGCACTTTCTGCTAAAGGGACTTCTACGATTCACAATATTGAACAGATTGACCGAGGGTATGAAAATATAGACGATCGCTTACGTGCCATTGGCGCAAAGATTGAACGTGTCGAGTTATAA
- a CDS encoding YqgE/AlgH family protein encodes MSNIHLKKGHLLIAEPSIIGDLSFNRSIIIIADHNTEGSIGFILNKPLSFTLQDLIPEIEIPFKVYNGGPVEQDNLYYIHKIPTLIPDSIEISQGLYWGGNFEKVTELIQQNKLDSNDIRFFLGYSGWETNQLTSELLAHTWILSENKHPKTIIEKVNTSFWKEKMLELGGDYSIWSNAPENPSYN; translated from the coding sequence ATGTCAAATATCCATTTGAAAAAAGGTCATTTATTAATTGCAGAACCCTCTATTATTGGTGATCTGTCATTCAATAGGTCTATTATTATTATCGCAGACCATAATACCGAAGGCTCTATTGGATTTATTCTAAATAAGCCGCTGAGTTTCACGCTTCAAGACTTGATTCCTGAAATAGAAATTCCGTTCAAAGTTTACAATGGTGGCCCAGTTGAACAAGACAATCTTTATTACATCCATAAAATTCCAACGCTTATTCCGGACAGTATTGAAATTTCACAAGGATTGTACTGGGGTGGAAATTTTGAAAAAGTCACCGAATTGATTCAACAGAACAAATTAGATTCTAATGACATTCGATTTTTTCTTGGCTATTCGGGATGGGAAACCAATCAATTGACCTCTGAATTATTAGCACACACATGGATACTATCTGAAAACAAACACCCTAAAACAATTATTGAAAAGGTAAATACGAGTTTTTGGAAAGAGAAAATGCTGGAACTCGGTGGCGATTATAGCATCTGGTCCAATGCACCCGAAAACCCCTCGTATAACTAA